Proteins from a single region of Streptomyces sp. HUAS 15-9:
- a CDS encoding oxidoreductase: MSGSDPQGHFEYFLGQLSARGLAYAHVLEGDMATKTASVDYRALRTRFTGAFIANNGYDLARVQAVVNSGHTDLVAFGPPFLANPDLVSRYRENLPLAAADPTTFYGGGEAGYTDYPSYRGDGAQTRTLAAAADVQSGMPLHLALQDLPPVG, encoded by the coding sequence ATGTCGGGCTCCGACCCGCAGGGCCACTTCGAGTACTTCCTGGGGCAGCTGAGTGCGCGCGGCCTGGCGTACGCACACGTCCTGGAAGGCGACATGGCGACGAAGACCGCTTCCGTCGACTACCGTGCGCTGCGGACCAGGTTCACCGGAGCGTTCATCGCCAACAACGGCTACGACCTCGCCCGCGTCCAGGCAGTGGTGAACAGCGGGCACACCGACCTGGTCGCCTTCGGCCCGCCGTTCCTGGCCAACCCGGACCTGGTCAGCCGCTACCGGGAGAACCTGCCGCTGGCCGCGGCCGACCCGACCACGTTCTACGGCGGCGGGGAGGCCGGCTACACGGACTATCCGTCCTACCGGGGCGACGGAGCCCAGACACGCACCCTCGCGGCTGCGGCCGATGTCCAGTCCGGCATGCCGCTGCACCTGGCTCTGCAGGACCTGCCGCCGGTCGGCTGA
- a CDS encoding MBL fold metallo-hydrolase, whose protein sequence is MSRTKVVPIPVMGRHNINAYLLLGRRPVIVDAGTPGSGQKIHEEIAAHGVDPADVSLIVITHGHIDHFGSAAELHRLTGAPVAGHIADLGPYRSGRVREPYLPTGPMGRLMARNKNLHVQAESFEPAVLIRGETSLEDFGLAARIMPTPGHTAGSVSVLTDDGDLVAGDLVAGSFMGLIPGRPANPPFHDDPRQNLASLREMLALNPTALHVGHGAALDPDRVRQ, encoded by the coding sequence ATGTCCCGCACGAAGGTCGTCCCGATTCCGGTCATGGGCCGGCACAACATCAACGCCTACCTGCTGCTCGGCCGACGGCCCGTCATCGTCGATGCCGGAACCCCGGGCAGCGGCCAGAAGATCCACGAGGAGATCGCCGCCCACGGCGTCGACCCCGCCGACGTCTCGCTGATCGTCATCACCCACGGCCACATCGACCACTTCGGCTCCGCCGCCGAACTGCACCGGCTCACCGGCGCGCCCGTAGCCGGCCACATCGCCGACCTCGGGCCATACCGCTCCGGCCGGGTCCGTGAACCGTACCTGCCCACCGGCCCGATGGGCCGCCTCATGGCCCGGAACAAAAACCTCCACGTCCAGGCCGAATCCTTCGAACCGGCCGTGCTGATTCGCGGCGAGACGAGCCTGGAGGACTTCGGGCTCGCGGCGCGCATCATGCCCACCCCGGGCCACACCGCCGGATCGGTCTCGGTCCTCACCGACGACGGCGACCTCGTCGCCGGCGACCTGGTCGCCGGCTCCTTCATGGGCCTGATCCCCGGCAGGCCCGCCAACCCGCCCTTCCACGACGACCCGCGGCAGAACCTCGCCAGCCTCCGCGAGATGCTCGCCCTCAACCCCACGGCCCTCCACGTCGGCCACGGCGCCGCGCTGGATCCCGACCGGGTACGGCAGTGA
- a CDS encoding GlxA family transcriptional regulator translates to MPQPHRVVIVAFPGIELLDTTGPAEVFSVASRVAGADRPGYLMRIATADGGPVTTSSGVRLMADLALDDVTGPIDTLLVSGAIELVDGGVEPVIDHEVTDWLRRAAPRARRIGSICAGAHLLAAAGLLDGRPATTHWLTAARLAAEHPSVRVDPDPIFIRDGQVWTCAGVTSGMDMALGMVAEDHGQDLALATARMMVMYVKRSGGQSQFSVPLSVQGSSDDRIDELRRWIAEHLTEDLSLEALAARTHLSVRHFTRLFQQRTSTTPAAYVEAARLEAARRLLEDSDRSLPEVSAASGLGSVETLHRVFRRRLGTTPAEYRRRF, encoded by the coding sequence ATGCCCCAACCGCACCGCGTCGTGATCGTCGCCTTCCCCGGCATCGAGCTGCTGGACACCACCGGACCGGCCGAGGTGTTCTCTGTCGCCTCCCGGGTCGCCGGAGCCGACCGGCCCGGCTACCTCATGCGGATCGCGACGGCCGACGGCGGTCCGGTGACCACCTCCAGCGGCGTCCGGCTGATGGCCGACCTGGCCCTCGACGACGTGACCGGCCCGATCGACACCCTGCTGGTGTCGGGGGCGATCGAGCTTGTCGACGGCGGCGTGGAGCCGGTGATCGACCACGAGGTCACCGACTGGCTGCGCCGCGCTGCACCCCGGGCCCGGCGGATCGGATCGATCTGCGCGGGAGCGCACCTGCTGGCCGCCGCCGGGCTGCTCGACGGCCGCCCGGCCACCACGCACTGGCTCACCGCAGCCAGGCTGGCCGCCGAACACCCCAGCGTCCGGGTCGATCCCGATCCGATCTTCATCCGGGACGGGCAGGTGTGGACCTGCGCCGGCGTCACCTCGGGGATGGACATGGCGCTGGGAATGGTCGCCGAGGACCACGGCCAGGATCTCGCGCTCGCGACGGCCCGGATGATGGTGATGTACGTCAAACGTTCGGGCGGGCAGAGCCAGTTCAGCGTGCCGCTTTCCGTCCAGGGCTCCTCGGACGACCGGATCGACGAGCTGCGCAGGTGGATCGCCGAACACCTCACCGAGGACCTCTCCCTCGAAGCCCTCGCGGCCCGCACGCACCTGAGCGTGCGCCACTTCACCCGGCTGTTTCAGCAGCGCACCTCCACGACACCGGCCGCCTACGTGGAGGCGGCCAGGCTGGAGGCCGCCCGGCGACTGCTGGAGGACAGCGACCGGAGCCTGCCCGAGGTCTCCGCCGCCAGCGGCCTCGGCTCCGTGGAGACGCTGCACCGCGTCTTCCGGCGGCGGCTGGGCACCACCCCGGCCGAGTACCGCCGCCGCTTCTGA
- a CDS encoding IS5 family transposase produces the protein MSQRKPYPSDLSDARWALIEPTLTAWRKARLDRRPTGQPAKVDLRDVFNALLYINRTGIPWKYLPHDFPNYGTVYAYYAAWRDEGILAQLNYDLTGLARVKEGRKPEPTGSVIDTQSVKTSTNVPLTSQGTDAAKKIVGRKRGILTDTIGLILAVTVTAASLSENAVGIRLLDQAKKTYPTIAKSWVDTGFKNAVIEHGARLGIDVEVVNRNPGVHGFHVVKRRWVVERSLGWLMLHRRLSRDYETLPASSEAMIHVASIDNLAKRITDETTPTWRGTY, from the coding sequence GTGAGCCAGCGGAAGCCGTACCCCAGCGACCTTTCCGACGCCCGATGGGCCCTAATCGAGCCGACGTTGACGGCCTGGAGAAAAGCCCGGCTCGACCGCAGACCCACCGGGCAGCCGGCCAAGGTCGACCTGCGCGACGTATTCAACGCACTCCTCTACATCAACCGCACGGGAATCCCCTGGAAATACCTCCCACACGACTTCCCGAACTACGGCACCGTCTACGCCTACTATGCCGCCTGGCGCGATGAGGGAATCCTCGCCCAGCTCAACTACGACCTGACCGGGCTCGCCCGCGTGAAGGAAGGGCGCAAGCCCGAACCCACAGGGTCCGTCATCGACACCCAGAGCGTGAAGACCTCCACCAACGTGCCCCTGACCAGCCAGGGAACGGACGCCGCCAAGAAGATCGTCGGCCGCAAGCGAGGCATACTCACCGATACGATCGGACTCATCCTCGCCGTGACTGTCACCGCCGCGAGCCTCTCCGAGAACGCCGTAGGAATACGTCTTCTCGACCAAGCCAAGAAGACGTATCCAACCATCGCCAAGAGCTGGGTCGACACCGGCTTCAAGAACGCCGTCATCGAGCACGGCGCACGTCTCGGAATCGACGTCGAAGTCGTCAACAGAAACCCCGGAGTTCACGGCTTTCACGTTGTCAAAAGACGCTGGGTAGTCGAGCGAAGCCTGGGTTGGCTTATGTTGCACCGGCGCCTTTCTCGCGATTACGAGACCCTTCCCGCCAGCTCCGAGGCCATGATCCACGTCGCCTCGATCGACAACCTCGCCAAGCGCATAACGGACGAGACGACACCAACCTGGCGAGGGACTTACTAG
- a CDS encoding IS110 family transposase, producing MSVFCGIDWASDHHDVVLVDNAGSLLDKARIDDNADGLAHLLQMLTEHGDSAEAPIPVAIETSRGLLVACLRATGRPIYAINPLAAARYRDRHAVSRKKSDHLDAVVLANILRTDAAAHRQLPADSELAQAIAVLARAQQDAVWDRTQAANKLTSHLRAYFPGFLASVGVRREGVCHPIARVLLAAAPTPGQAAQLTRAQLRSLLKKAGRKNTIDAEAERLQTALRAPQMRQLPLVEEAMGRQTLALLRQLDAACASADDLAEAAMESFKQHPDAEIITGFPGLSALSGARVFAEIGDDRSRFADAKSLKAYAGSAPITRASGKSVAVLARRVKNQRLAGVGYVWAFAAMAHSDGARAHYDRRRKAGDRHTAAQRNLFNRMLGCLHHCLTHRVHYSETVAFAAPSDTQLADAA from the coding sequence TTGAGCGTGTTCTGCGGCATCGACTGGGCCAGCGACCACCACGACGTCGTCCTGGTCGACAACGCCGGATCCTTACTGGACAAGGCCCGTATCGACGACAACGCCGACGGCCTGGCCCACCTCCTGCAGATGCTTACCGAGCACGGCGACAGCGCCGAAGCTCCCATTCCGGTGGCCATCGAGACCTCCCGCGGGCTGCTGGTCGCCTGCCTGCGCGCGACCGGCCGCCCCATCTACGCGATCAACCCGCTGGCCGCAGCACGCTACCGCGACCGGCATGCGGTCTCCCGCAAGAAGTCCGACCACCTCGACGCCGTGGTACTCGCGAACATCCTGCGCACCGACGCCGCCGCCCACCGCCAGCTGCCGGCCGACTCCGAGCTCGCCCAGGCAATCGCGGTCCTCGCCCGCGCTCAGCAGGACGCCGTGTGGGACCGCACCCAGGCCGCCAACAAGCTCACCTCGCACCTCCGCGCGTACTTCCCCGGCTTCCTCGCCTCCGTCGGCGTGCGCCGCGAGGGCGTCTGCCACCCCATCGCCCGCGTCCTGCTTGCGGCCGCCCCCACCCCCGGCCAGGCCGCCCAGCTGACCCGCGCCCAGTTGCGGTCGTTGCTGAAGAAGGCCGGTCGCAAGAACACCATCGATGCAGAGGCAGAGCGTCTCCAGACCGCGCTGCGCGCCCCGCAGATGCGCCAGCTCCCGCTGGTCGAAGAGGCCATGGGCCGCCAGACCCTCGCCCTGCTGCGGCAGCTGGATGCCGCCTGCGCCAGCGCCGACGACCTCGCCGAGGCCGCGATGGAGTCTTTTAAGCAGCACCCGGACGCCGAGATCATCACCGGCTTCCCAGGGCTCAGCGCGCTCAGCGGCGCCCGGGTGTTCGCCGAGATCGGCGACGACCGATCCCGCTTCGCCGACGCGAAAAGCCTCAAGGCTTACGCCGGTTCGGCCCCGATCACCAGGGCCTCCGGCAAGAGCGTGGCCGTCCTTGCCCGCCGGGTCAAGAACCAGCGACTGGCCGGTGTCGGCTACGTGTGGGCCTTCGCCGCCATGGCCCACTCAGACGGCGCCAGAGCCCACTACGACCGCCGCCGCAAGGCCGGAGACCGCCACACCGCCGCTCAGCGCAACCTTTTCAACCGCATGCTCGGCTGCCTCCACCACTGCCTCACCCACCGCGTCCACTACAGCGAAACGGTGGCCTTCGCCGCCCCATCAGACACTCAACTAGCGGATGCCGCTTGA
- a CDS encoding IS5 family transposase gives MSQRKPYPSDLSDARWALIEPTLTAWRKARLDRRPTGQPAKVDLRDVFNALLYINRTGIPWKYLPHDFPNYGTVYAYYAAWRDEGILAQLNYDLTGLARVKEGRKPEPTGSVIDTQSVKTSTNVPLTSQGTDAAKKIVGRKRGILTDTIGLILAVTVTAASLSENAVGIRLLDQAKKTYPTIAKSWVDTGFKNAVIEHGARLGIDVEVVNRNPGVRGFHVVKRRWVVERSLGWLMLHRRLSRDYETLPASSEAMIHVASIDNLAKRITDETTPTWRGTY, from the coding sequence GTGAGCCAGCGGAAGCCGTACCCCAGCGACCTTTCCGACGCCCGATGGGCCCTAATCGAGCCGACGTTGACGGCCTGGAGAAAAGCCCGGCTCGACCGCAGACCCACCGGGCAGCCGGCCAAGGTCGACCTGCGCGACGTATTCAACGCACTCCTCTACATCAACCGCACGGGAATCCCCTGGAAATACCTCCCACACGACTTCCCGAACTACGGCACCGTCTACGCCTACTATGCCGCCTGGCGCGATGAGGGAATCCTCGCCCAGCTCAACTACGACCTGACCGGGCTCGCCCGCGTGAAGGAAGGGCGCAAGCCCGAACCCACAGGGTCCGTCATCGACACCCAGAGCGTGAAGACCTCCACCAACGTGCCCCTGACCAGCCAGGGAACGGACGCCGCCAAGAAGATCGTCGGCCGCAAGCGAGGCATACTCACCGATACGATCGGACTCATCCTCGCCGTGACTGTCACCGCCGCGAGCCTCTCCGAGAACGCCGTAGGAATACGTCTTCTCGACCAAGCCAAGAAGACGTATCCAACCATCGCCAAGAGCTGGGTCGACACCGGCTTCAAGAACGCCGTCATCGAGCACGGCGCACGTCTCGGAATCGACGTCGAAGTCGTCAACAGAAACCCCGGAGTTCGCGGCTTTCACGTTGTCAAAAGACGCTGGGTAGTCGAGCGAAGCCTGGGTTGGCTTATGTTGCACCGGCGCCTTTCTCGCGATTACGAGACCCTTCCCGCCAGCTCCGAGGCCATGATCCACGTCGCCTCGATCGACAACCTCGCCAAGCGCATAACGGACGAGACGACACCAACCTGGCGAGGGACTTACTAG
- a CDS encoding S8 family serine peptidase, giving the protein MVKVDVMVKDRPGNKPRNNRQNESEGTGAGGGPVPEDKEAVPRKKGAPSPVAVQPRRQRYMVTPLPQQLLPPGVPELSMDAVCDQLESMSDVTVIRRLQPSEKLQSAGVLPSCPEIAVVEAAEMQLPAMRTLHVHIEPDLPLSNAGTAATPPPGMLLPDPGLVMPLEEPVEISLRVCGPDGEPLPGAGVFLIGATWPSQSITAADGTATITLTTDTEQSIRSLYVRPRGGYTDRWIHRPDLSAARENVVTLTPLAAVYPDLDERQQYGWGQQAMRLDRLPPTFRAFGIKIAVIGTGVSTDHPDLKQRVRSGIDVVHRTKEGWAHDPVGSGTHTAGIIAGADTGKGITGIAVDAELDVCQVLPDGHFSDLIAALDHCIEHEVDIAHIAVASPYPSALISRKLADATAAGIACIAPAGDTGGPIAFPASLPTVFAVGAVGAFGTYPPDTSQATHYGPQLTSEGLFAAPFSCYGPGVDAAAPGVAVLSCAPQEGYAALDGTGTASAHLAGLAALVLAHHENFHGQLLPRGPGRVQHLFEIIAASCHPLAVPGTMDAARTGRGLPDALIALGLAPGMQLAPALSPFVPSMTG; this is encoded by the coding sequence ATGGTGAAGGTAGACGTGATGGTCAAGGACAGGCCCGGGAACAAGCCCCGGAACAACCGTCAGAACGAATCCGAGGGCACAGGGGCCGGCGGCGGGCCGGTCCCCGAGGACAAGGAAGCAGTGCCGCGCAAGAAGGGCGCACCGTCACCGGTCGCGGTGCAGCCGCGTCGGCAGCGGTACATGGTGACACCGCTGCCGCAGCAGTTGCTGCCACCGGGAGTGCCCGAACTGAGCATGGACGCGGTGTGCGACCAGCTAGAGAGCATGTCCGACGTCACAGTGATCCGCCGACTCCAGCCGTCCGAGAAGCTGCAGTCGGCCGGGGTCCTTCCCTCCTGCCCCGAGATCGCGGTCGTCGAAGCCGCCGAGATGCAGCTGCCGGCGATGCGGACACTGCACGTGCACATCGAACCCGATCTGCCACTGTCCAACGCCGGCACCGCCGCCACACCGCCCCCAGGGATGCTGCTGCCCGACCCGGGCCTTGTCATGCCGCTGGAAGAGCCAGTGGAGATCTCGCTGCGCGTCTGCGGCCCGGACGGCGAACCGCTGCCCGGCGCGGGCGTGTTCCTGATCGGGGCGACCTGGCCGAGCCAGAGCATCACCGCCGCCGACGGGACGGCCACCATCACCCTGACCACAGATACCGAACAGTCCATCCGGTCCCTGTACGTCCGCCCCAGGGGCGGCTACACCGACCGCTGGATCCACCGCCCCGACCTGTCTGCGGCCCGGGAGAACGTCGTCACCCTCACCCCGCTCGCCGCGGTGTACCCGGACCTGGACGAACGCCAGCAGTACGGCTGGGGCCAGCAGGCCATGCGGCTGGACCGGCTGCCCCCCACCTTCCGTGCCTTCGGCATCAAGATCGCGGTCATCGGTACGGGCGTCAGCACCGACCACCCCGACCTGAAGCAGCGGGTGCGCTCCGGAATCGATGTCGTACACCGCACCAAGGAGGGCTGGGCGCACGACCCGGTCGGCAGCGGCACCCACACGGCCGGGATCATCGCCGGCGCGGACACCGGCAAAGGCATCACCGGCATCGCCGTCGACGCCGAGCTCGATGTCTGCCAGGTGCTGCCCGACGGCCACTTCAGCGACCTGATCGCCGCCCTCGACCACTGCATCGAACACGAGGTCGACATCGCCCACATCGCGGTCGCCTCTCCTTACCCGTCGGCGCTCATCTCCCGCAAACTCGCCGACGCCACCGCGGCGGGCATCGCCTGCATCGCCCCCGCGGGCGACACCGGTGGGCCGATCGCATTCCCCGCCTCGCTGCCCACCGTCTTCGCCGTCGGTGCAGTAGGCGCCTTCGGCACCTACCCGCCCGACACCTCCCAAGCCACTCACTACGGCCCGCAGCTGACATCCGAAGGGCTCTTCGCAGCTCCGTTCAGCTGCTACGGTCCCGGCGTGGATGCGGCCGCCCCCGGTGTGGCGGTCTTGTCGTGCGCGCCGCAGGAGGGCTACGCGGCACTCGACGGCACCGGCACGGCCTCCGCCCACCTCGCGGGCCTGGCCGCCCTCGTGCTCGCCCACCACGAGAACTTCCACGGCCAGCTCCTGCCCCGCGGACCTGGCCGGGTGCAGCACCTGTTCGAGATCATCGCTGCCAGCTGCCACCCGCTAGCCGTCCCCGGCACGATGGACGCCGCCCGCACGGGGCGCGGCCTGCCCGACGCCCTCATCGCCCTCGGCCTGGCCCCCGGCATGCAGCTCGCCCCGGCCCTGTCGCCCTTCGTCCCCTCCATGACCGGCTAG
- a CDS encoding geranylgeranyl reductase family protein: MTGRDHYDAVVVGAGPGGCSAAYHLAVRGRRVLLLEAQRFPRDKACGDALTQRAVRILTAMGVLDSLPRAERLRGARVHMRGRGWRDFIYDAYPGADSHCLVVPRVVLDAAVCARTVAVGAEVWEGATVTTPIVEAGRVVGVRVRRDGRLSDVRSAAVIAADGARSPLARAVGLLPEGGLGVGVRGYLTDLDGLQDLQEVFLPLDDVAERDLLPSFGWINPTGASEANIGVGLFRPGYEGRAGQVLQDFLARLSTRRETFGGRLRGAWATAPFRLDFSPDRCVADGILLVGDAAGLVNPFSGEGISYALESGRTAAEVVDCGLTRDPGRPDLLDYALLLENSYSGWLAAGRRSAHRYQFVWRVLESTFTSERAPFALCRRAVLLPEGMGELRANDTIDDVAALMAPGLDVRTHLLGVGELMTSAVRDEWPFLARLATSGWGDPGVPFRPALLLLLASHFGDTGMRCRLKLGAAIELSALAALAQLGVENTPTPHSSWGNRFAILVSDLLMSKSLHLATDGGPQALDLIARAVGKVCTGRMCERQHAFDGRVPEHEHLTLVESQTASSFELPCQLGAVVAGADSEHVGALARYGRALGVAFRLTEDVRILTGVARPVDDAAGAALREGTLAHPVLVALQRTQGRLASLVRRGCATVDDVNEALAIVRDSGALDVTRALAREQAGRAADALEALPEGPARASLFALIDYAITRQVPERRVPAPPFG; encoded by the coding sequence ATGACGGGGCGCGATCACTACGACGCGGTGGTCGTCGGCGCCGGGCCCGGGGGTTGCTCGGCCGCCTACCACCTCGCGGTCCGGGGCCGCCGGGTCCTGCTGCTCGAGGCGCAGCGCTTCCCGCGGGACAAGGCGTGTGGTGACGCGCTGACGCAGCGCGCGGTCCGCATCCTCACCGCGATGGGTGTCCTCGACTCGCTGCCCCGTGCGGAACGGCTGCGGGGCGCACGGGTCCACATGCGCGGCCGTGGCTGGCGCGATTTCATCTATGACGCCTATCCGGGCGCGGACAGCCACTGCCTCGTCGTACCGCGCGTCGTGCTTGACGCGGCGGTCTGTGCCCGTACGGTGGCGGTGGGCGCCGAAGTCTGGGAGGGCGCCACGGTCACGACCCCCATCGTTGAGGCAGGACGCGTCGTCGGAGTGCGGGTACGCCGTGACGGCCGACTGTCCGACGTCCGGTCGGCGGCGGTCATCGCCGCCGATGGCGCACGCTCGCCACTGGCCCGCGCGGTCGGTCTGCTGCCCGAGGGCGGTCTCGGCGTCGGCGTCCGCGGCTATCTGACCGATCTCGACGGGCTGCAGGATCTTCAAGAGGTCTTCCTGCCGCTGGACGATGTTGCCGAGCGGGATCTGCTGCCGTCGTTCGGCTGGATCAATCCGACGGGTGCGTCGGAAGCGAATATCGGCGTCGGTTTGTTCCGTCCCGGATACGAAGGCCGGGCGGGGCAGGTGCTGCAGGACTTCCTCGCGCGGTTGAGCACGCGCCGGGAGACGTTCGGCGGCCGGTTGCGCGGAGCGTGGGCCACAGCACCGTTTCGCCTCGACTTCTCACCAGATCGCTGCGTTGCCGACGGCATCCTGCTCGTCGGCGATGCGGCGGGGCTGGTGAACCCGTTCAGCGGGGAGGGCATCAGTTACGCGCTTGAGTCCGGAAGGACCGCGGCCGAGGTGGTCGACTGCGGGTTGACCCGCGATCCCGGGCGTCCGGATCTGCTGGACTATGCACTGCTGCTGGAGAATTCATACTCCGGGTGGCTGGCGGCCGGCCGCCGGTCGGCACACCGGTACCAGTTCGTCTGGCGGGTCCTCGAGAGCACGTTCACGAGTGAGCGCGCCCCCTTCGCGCTGTGTCGCCGGGCGGTTCTCCTGCCCGAGGGCATGGGCGAACTCCGGGCGAACGACACGATCGATGACGTGGCCGCACTGATGGCTCCCGGGCTCGACGTGCGTACCCATCTGCTCGGCGTCGGTGAACTCATGACGAGCGCCGTGCGTGACGAGTGGCCCTTCCTGGCCCGTCTGGCCACGTCTGGCTGGGGAGATCCCGGCGTCCCGTTCCGGCCGGCGCTGCTGCTTCTGCTGGCAAGCCATTTCGGGGACACTGGGATGCGCTGCCGCCTCAAGTTGGGTGCCGCGATCGAGCTGAGCGCGTTGGCGGCGCTAGCGCAACTCGGCGTCGAGAACACGCCGACACCGCACTCCAGCTGGGGAAACAGGTTCGCCATCCTGGTCAGCGACCTGCTGATGTCGAAATCGCTACACCTGGCCACCGACGGCGGCCCCCAGGCCCTCGATCTCATCGCCCGCGCGGTAGGGAAGGTGTGCACCGGCCGGATGTGCGAGCGCCAGCACGCATTCGACGGGCGGGTGCCCGAGCACGAGCATCTGACGCTGGTCGAATCGCAGACCGCATCGTCATTCGAGTTGCCGTGCCAGCTCGGCGCGGTCGTGGCTGGAGCCGATTCGGAACATGTCGGAGCACTCGCGCGCTACGGCCGTGCGCTCGGCGTCGCGTTCCGGCTGACCGAGGACGTTCGCATTCTCACCGGAGTCGCACGCCCGGTGGACGATGCCGCGGGCGCCGCACTGCGCGAGGGCACGCTGGCACACCCTGTGCTGGTCGCGCTGCAGCGCACGCAGGGCAGGCTGGCGAGCCTGGTTCGTCGTGGGTGCGCAACCGTCGACGATGTCAACGAAGCGCTCGCGATCGTCCGCGACAGCGGAGCACTCGACGTGACCCGTGCGCTGGCACGCGAGCAAGCCGGCCGCGCGGCGGACGCCCTCGAGGCACTGCCGGAAGGCCCCGCGCGCGCATCTCTGTTCGCGCTGATCGACTATGCGATCACGCGACAGGTACCGGAACGACGGGTTCCCGCACCACCGTTCGGATGA
- a CDS encoding polyprenyl synthetase family protein: MGNSTSCAMNSSETVLHSFKKGWAARLEDAMHEAVTAQDASPGRIAGDLIRHGGKRIRPQLLFLCASLGEADEELLVHAAAAIELLHVGSLLHDDVMDGAATRRGAPSVNALWGNAYAATTGTHVLSCAMAELAHLPPDTVAAVAEAAFTVCSGQLRETEHVYDTELAADEHLEIIRMKTATLFGLPCRLGAELAGCDPDHVDALFRFGQQLGIAFQLTDDLLDLVGDAADLGKPTGTDLRAGVFSYAVLLALRQDPSGRLAALLRHEVLTAREAAEAARLVRLSGTVDVTRELAHAYSARAAAALAGLPEFPGHDALTDMPRRIVSRMR; the protein is encoded by the coding sequence GTGGGCAACTCGACGAGCTGCGCGATGAATTCCTCTGAGACCGTGCTGCATTCCTTCAAGAAAGGGTGGGCCGCGCGGCTCGAAGACGCGATGCACGAGGCGGTGACGGCACAGGACGCGAGCCCGGGCCGGATCGCCGGCGACTTGATTCGTCACGGCGGCAAGCGGATCCGCCCGCAGTTGCTGTTTCTCTGCGCGAGCCTCGGCGAGGCTGACGAAGAGCTGCTCGTACACGCCGCCGCCGCGATCGAACTCCTGCACGTCGGGTCGTTGCTGCACGATGACGTGATGGACGGCGCGGCGACGAGACGCGGAGCGCCGAGCGTAAATGCCCTGTGGGGCAACGCGTATGCCGCCACGACGGGAACGCACGTCCTCTCGTGCGCGATGGCCGAGCTGGCACACCTGCCGCCCGACACGGTGGCGGCGGTGGCAGAAGCGGCGTTCACGGTGTGCAGCGGCCAGCTCCGGGAAACCGAGCACGTGTACGACACGGAGCTGGCCGCCGACGAGCACCTCGAAATCATCCGCATGAAGACGGCCACGCTGTTCGGGCTGCCGTGCCGACTCGGTGCGGAGCTGGCCGGCTGCGACCCCGATCACGTCGATGCTCTGTTCCGCTTCGGACAGCAGCTGGGGATCGCGTTCCAGCTCACCGACGACCTGCTCGATCTCGTGGGCGACGCGGCCGACCTGGGCAAACCGACGGGTACCGATCTCCGCGCCGGCGTGTTCTCGTACGCGGTCCTCCTTGCGCTGCGACAGGACCCGAGCGGGCGGCTGGCGGCACTGTTGCGTCACGAGGTCCTCACTGCACGCGAGGCAGCCGAAGCGGCGCGCCTGGTGCGTCTCAGCGGCACCGTGGACGTGACGCGCGAACTCGCGCACGCGTATTCCGCTCGCGCCGCCGCCGCGCTCGCCGGGCTCCCGGAATTCCCGGGCCACGACGCGCTCACCGACATGCCCCGCCGCATCGTGAGCCGCATGCGATGA